From the Octopus sinensis linkage group LG28, ASM634580v1, whole genome shotgun sequence genome, one window contains:
- the LOC115225857 gene encoding insulin-induced gene 2 protein isoform X1 codes for MAVVRYMLRGCVLFFTGVFFTLVLNLLQVQRQLSFPQEVITNLFSSTWWVPPTCGTAAAIIGLLYPCLDNKLGEPHTHRREWSSVMRCVAVFVGINHASAKIDFANNMQLSMTLAAMSIGLWWLFDRSRSGFGLGVGIAVLATFIAQLLVYNGVYRYTEPDFLFVRSWLPCVFFSGGVTMGNIGRQLAMYDRKEDTKQKDE; via the exons ATGGCAGTCGTCAGATATATGTTACGAGGCTGTGTTCTTTTCTTCACTGGAGTCTTTTTCACACTCGTTCTCAACCTCTTACAAGTACAACGGCAGCTCTCATTCCCACAAGAAGTCATCACAAATCTCTTTTCATCTACATGGTGGGTTCCCCCTACATGTGGGACAGCTGCTG CCATCATAGGTCTCTTGTATCCATGTTTAGACAACAAATTGGGCGAACCCCACACTCACAGACGAGAATGGTCCAGCGTGATGCGGTGTGTGGCCGTATTTGTTGGCATCAACCATGCCAGTGCt AAAATTGATTTTGCCAACAACATGCAACTATCAATGACCCTGGCTGCTATGTCTATAGGCCTCTGGTGGTTGTTTGATCGGTCTCGCAGTGGGTTCggtcttggtgttggaattgcaGTCCTTGCTACCTTCATTGCTCAACTTCTTGTCTACAACGGAGTTTACAG GTATACAGAACCTGATTTTTTATTTGTAAGGTCGTGGCTACCCTGCGTCTTCTTCTCTGGTGGTGTAACAATGGGTAACATAGGCCGACAGCTGGCAATG TATGACCGCAAAGAAGACACAAAACAGAAAGATGAGTGA
- the LOC115225857 gene encoding insulin-induced gene 2 protein isoform X2 — MAVVRYMLRGCVLFFTGVFFTLVLNLLQVQRQLSFPQEVITNLFSSTWWVPPTCGTAAAIIGLLYPCLDNKLGEPHTHRREWSSVMRCVAVFVGINHASAKIDFANNMQLSMTLAAMSIGLWWLFDRSRSGFGLGVGIAVLATFIAQLLVYNGVYRSWLPCVFFSGGVTMGNIGRQLAMYDRKEDTKQKDE; from the exons ATGGCAGTCGTCAGATATATGTTACGAGGCTGTGTTCTTTTCTTCACTGGAGTCTTTTTCACACTCGTTCTCAACCTCTTACAAGTACAACGGCAGCTCTCATTCCCACAAGAAGTCATCACAAATCTCTTTTCATCTACATGGTGGGTTCCCCCTACATGTGGGACAGCTGCTG CCATCATAGGTCTCTTGTATCCATGTTTAGACAACAAATTGGGCGAACCCCACACTCACAGACGAGAATGGTCCAGCGTGATGCGGTGTGTGGCCGTATTTGTTGGCATCAACCATGCCAGTGCt AAAATTGATTTTGCCAACAACATGCAACTATCAATGACCCTGGCTGCTATGTCTATAGGCCTCTGGTGGTTGTTTGATCGGTCTCGCAGTGGGTTCggtcttggtgttggaattgcaGTCCTTGCTACCTTCATTGCTCAACTTCTTGTCTACAACGGAGTTTACAG GTCGTGGCTACCCTGCGTCTTCTTCTCTGGTGGTGTAACAATGGGTAACATAGGCCGACAGCTGGCAATG TATGACCGCAAAGAAGACACAAAACAGAAAGATGAGTGA